One window of Salegentibacter sp. Hel_I_6 genomic DNA carries:
- a CDS encoding SusC/RagA family TonB-linked outer membrane protein, translating into MNIFLTLFLALVVQVSFAQERTITGSVQDEDGLPLPGVNVLIKGTSTGVQTNFDGEFSINAQTGEILVFSFVGMETTEFPITNETTEVQITMGGDAAQLDEVVVTALGIKSNPRSLTYAAETVTADDIENTGETNLVNSLSSKAAGVSVVSSSGSVGASSNIRIRGNTSINRSNAPLFVIDGVPIDNSSSGNGVGGVDASNRAVDIAQADIESIEILKGTAAQTLYGLRAANGVVLITTKKGKTGAPVVSVTSTLQFSEVNKLPKLQSEFAQGQPVGGVATYRGPETQEGFSWGPRISSLEFDGDTSYPYDRNGRLVPAGQGNGQPANAYDQYDFFTTGVLQDNNVSVRGGTEDVKYYISGSHLDQTGVAPQEQFNRTSFRSDITAALTDNFEISGSANFINSGGRRVQRGSNVSGVMLGLVRSTPTFDNGNGSSGRDAANTLSTYQLPDGTQRSYRAGIYDNPYWTVSKNPAFDDVKRFIGRLSFEYKPFEWATVQGTFGYDQYADKRKQGIDVNSAGNPQGQVFNQTIFNEDINTQLLFLTEKEISDKLLFNGVVGYDGYKTETQFDQVTGLGMTIPSFFVISNTASQAVSESIDRRELDAVLADARFAYDDTFFINGTFRNDWSSTLPEDNNSFQSYSFGSSFVFTELWDSGIMNYGKLRGSYGKTGNDAPTFSTLTYYGAAAAGGDGFIDANQFPIFSTVAFERSALLGNANIRPEVTTEYEVGAEFNFFNSRLKFDVAYYNKTTEDQIIQVDQPAVTGYTARVLNAGIIENKGWEVTAGLQPVRTENFNWNIDVNWTTFENDVVELAPDVESILLAGFTSTSSRVIAGQPYGAIFGSRFQRNDAGELLIGDNGFPIVNPIDGVVGDPIPDWTAGIRNTLSYKNFSISALLDIRQGGDVWCGTCGIVDYFGTSQTTAEQRDITDFVFDGVNANTGETNTTEVALADPANGLGGNYWTRYAFGGVSEDYIFDSSWVRLREASITYSLPSSLIDNTFLSGGSFTLAGRNLFLITDYPGIDPETNLTGASNGIGLDYFNQPNTRSYALTVKLNF; encoded by the coding sequence ATGAACATTTTTTTAACGCTTTTCTTAGCGTTAGTCGTGCAAGTAAGTTTTGCACAGGAACGTACCATTACGGGTAGCGTTCAGGATGAAGATGGTTTACCGTTACCTGGGGTAAACGTATTAATTAAAGGAACAAGTACAGGTGTCCAAACCAATTTCGATGGTGAATTTTCTATCAATGCACAAACTGGAGAAATTCTGGTTTTCTCGTTCGTAGGAATGGAAACTACAGAATTCCCTATCACCAACGAGACCACAGAGGTTCAAATTACCATGGGAGGTGATGCCGCACAATTAGATGAAGTGGTTGTTACTGCATTAGGTATCAAATCGAATCCACGATCTCTTACTTACGCCGCCGAAACAGTAACCGCTGATGATATTGAAAATACCGGAGAAACAAACCTCGTTAACTCCCTATCTTCTAAGGCTGCTGGTGTTAGCGTAGTTAGTTCTTCTGGATCCGTAGGTGCCTCTTCTAATATTCGAATTAGAGGTAATACTTCAATTAATAGATCTAATGCCCCCTTATTTGTAATAGACGGAGTTCCAATTGACAACTCATCGTCTGGAAATGGTGTAGGTGGAGTAGATGCTTCCAACAGGGCGGTAGATATTGCACAGGCAGATATCGAATCTATAGAGATTTTAAAAGGAACTGCAGCACAAACTCTTTACGGTCTTAGAGCCGCTAACGGAGTTGTACTCATTACAACTAAAAAAGGTAAAACCGGTGCACCGGTAGTGTCAGTAACATCCACGCTTCAATTTAGCGAAGTAAATAAATTACCAAAATTACAAAGTGAATTCGCACAGGGACAACCTGTTGGTGGTGTAGCTACATATCGTGGCCCTGAAACTCAAGAAGGGTTTAGTTGGGGACCTAGAATTTCTTCCCTAGAATTTGATGGAGACACCTCATACCCTTACGATCGCAACGGTAGATTAGTGCCTGCAGGCCAGGGTAATGGCCAACCAGCTAATGCCTATGATCAATATGATTTCTTTACTACAGGAGTTCTTCAGGACAATAATGTTTCTGTGAGAGGAGGAACCGAAGATGTTAAATATTATATTTCAGGATCTCATCTAGACCAAACTGGTGTCGCTCCTCAGGAACAATTTAATAGAACGTCTTTTAGAAGTGATATAACCGCAGCTTTAACCGATAACTTTGAAATATCAGGTAGCGCAAACTTTATTAATTCCGGTGGCCGTAGAGTTCAAAGAGGATCAAACGTATCAGGTGTAATGCTTGGCTTAGTTCGCTCCACCCCAACTTTTGACAATGGTAATGGTTCATCTGGAAGAGATGCAGCCAACACACTTTCTACTTATCAATTGCCCGACGGAACACAAAGAAGTTACCGCGCCGGAATTTATGATAACCCATATTGGACAGTATCAAAAAACCCAGCTTTTGACGATGTAAAACGTTTTATTGGTAGATTATCTTTTGAGTACAAGCCGTTTGAATGGGCTACTGTTCAGGGAACCTTTGGATATGACCAGTATGCTGATAAGAGAAAACAAGGGATTGATGTGAATTCTGCAGGAAACCCACAAGGGCAAGTTTTTAACCAAACTATTTTTAATGAAGATATTAACACACAATTACTCTTTTTAACAGAGAAGGAAATTAGTGATAAATTGCTATTTAATGGCGTGGTTGGTTATGATGGCTACAAAACTGAAACTCAATTTGATCAGGTTACCGGGCTAGGAATGACAATACCAAGCTTTTTCGTTATTTCTAATACAGCAAGTCAGGCGGTATCAGAATCAATAGATAGAAGAGAGCTTGATGCAGTGCTTGCAGATGCTCGTTTTGCTTACGACGATACTTTTTTCATAAACGGAACCTTTAGAAACGACTGGTCATCTACCCTACCTGAAGACAACAACTCTTTCCAATCTTACAGCTTTGGATCAAGTTTTGTTTTTACAGAGTTATGGGACAGTGGAATTATGAACTACGGTAAATTAAGGGGATCATACGGTAAAACTGGTAATGACGCTCCAACGTTTTCCACTCTCACCTATTATGGAGCAGCCGCCGCCGGAGGAGATGGCTTTATAGACGCTAATCAATTTCCAATATTTTCAACCGTAGCTTTTGAAAGATCTGCCTTGCTTGGAAACGCTAATATAAGACCCGAGGTCACCACAGAATATGAAGTGGGAGCAGAATTCAATTTCTTCAACTCCAGATTAAAATTTGATGTAGCCTACTACAACAAAACTACAGAAGATCAAATTATTCAAGTAGATCAACCAGCAGTGACAGGTTACACGGCAAGGGTTCTAAACGCAGGTATAATTGAAAATAAAGGATGGGAAGTTACTGCCGGTTTACAACCTGTAAGAACAGAGAATTTTAATTGGAACATAGATGTTAACTGGACCACTTTTGAGAACGATGTTGTAGAACTAGCACCAGATGTTGAGTCTATTCTATTAGCTGGTTTCACCTCTACATCAAGTAGAGTTATTGCCGGTCAACCTTATGGAGCCATCTTTGGTTCAAGATTTCAAAGAAATGATGCAGGTGAATTATTAATTGGAGACAACGGTTTCCCTATTGTGAATCCAATTGATGGAGTGGTTGGAGATCCAATTCCGGACTGGACCGCGGGAATAAGAAACACACTTTCCTACAAAAACTTTAGCATCTCTGCTTTATTAGATATTAGACAGGGTGGTGATGTATGGTGTGGAACTTGCGGAATTGTCGATTATTTCGGAACTTCACAAACTACCGCAGAACAAAGGGATATTACAGACTTTGTTTTTGATGGTGTTAACGCAAATACAGGAGAAACAAATACTACTGAAGTAGCCCTTGCTGATCCAGCCAACGGTTTAGGAGGAAATTATTGGACAAGATATGCGTTTGGAGGAGTCTCTGAGGACTATATTTTTGACTCATCTTGGGTAAGATTAAGAGAAGCTTCAATTACTTACTCACTTCCTTCCAGCCTTATAGATAACACATTCTTGTCTGGCGGTTCTTTTACCCTGGCGGGAAGAAACTTATTCCTCATAACAGATTATCCTGGCATTGATCCTGAAACCAATTTAACTGGCGCATCAAATGGTATCGGTTTAGATTATTTTAACCAACCAAATACTCGCAGCTATGCGCTAACCGTAAAACTTAACTTTTAA
- the rpsL gene encoding 30S ribosomal protein S12, whose translation MPTISQLVRKGRAQITKKSKSAALDSCPQRRGVCTRVYTTTPKKPNSAMRKVARVRLTNGKEVNAYIPGEGHNLQEHSIVLVRGGRVKDLPGVRYHIVRGALDTAGVEGRSQRRSKYGAKRPKK comes from the coding sequence ATGCCAACAATTTCACAATTAGTACGAAAAGGAAGAGCCCAGATAACCAAGAAGAGTAAATCGGCTGCTTTGGATTCGTGTCCTCAAAGAAGAGGAGTGTGCACACGTGTGTATACTACTACACCTAAGAAGCCAAACTCGGCTATGCGTAAAGTAGCTAGGGTTAGGTTGACTAACGGAAAAGAAGTTAACGCTTATATTCCAGGTGAGGGTCACAATCTACAAGAGCACTCGATAGTATTGGTTAGAGGTGGAAGGGTAAAAGATTTGCCAGGTGTGAGATACCACATTGTTCGCGGTGCATTAGATACTGCGGGTGTTGAAGGTAGAAGCCAGCGTAGGTCTAAATACGGAGCCAAACGCCCTAAAAAGTAA
- the rpsG gene encoding 30S ribosomal protein S7, whose protein sequence is MRRRQAKKRPLLPDPKFNDQLVTRFVNMMMWDGKKSVAFKIFYDTIAIIEEKKQDEEKTGLEIWKDALSNVMPHVEVRSRRVGGATFQIPMQIRPDRKVATAMKWLISFARKRNEKSMAQKLASEVLAAAKEEGAAVKKRVDTHKMAEANKAFSHFRF, encoded by the coding sequence ATGAGAAGAAGACAGGCCAAAAAAAGACCGCTTTTACCAGATCCAAAATTTAACGATCAACTTGTTACGCGTTTTGTGAACATGATGATGTGGGATGGTAAAAAATCGGTAGCCTTTAAAATTTTCTATGATACAATAGCAATTATAGAAGAGAAGAAACAAGACGAAGAAAAAACAGGTTTGGAAATTTGGAAAGATGCTCTTTCTAATGTTATGCCTCACGTTGAAGTTAGAAGTAGACGAGTTGGAGGTGCAACCTTTCAAATCCCGATGCAAATAAGACCAGATAGAAAAGTAGCAACTGCTATGAAGTGGTTAATTTCATTTGCACGTAAGAGAAACGAAAAATCTATGGCGCAGAAATTAGCTTCTGAAGTTCTTGCTGCTGCTAAAGAAGAAGGTGCTGCAGTTAAGAAAAGAGTTGATACTCATAAAATGGCTGAAGCTAATAAAGCATTCTCTCACTTTAGATTCTAA
- the fusA gene encoding elongation factor G — MAQRDLKFTRNIGIAAHIDAGKTTTTERILYYTGISHKIGEVHDGAATMDWMEQEQERGITITSAATHCKWMYRDQEFTVNIIDTPGHVDFTVEVERSLRVLDGVVALFSAVDGVEPQSETVWRQADKYKVPRLGFVNKMDRQGADFFNVCKQVREMLGGNPVPLQVPIGDEIDFKGVVDLISKKAIIWNDEDHGMTYETIDIPEELMDDVNKYRTELVEAVAEYDEALMEKFFEDENSITEDEIIAALRAATIDMSIIPMMCGSAFKNKGVQAMLDAVMRYMPSPVDVEAIVGTNPETNEDESRKPHVDSPFSALAFKIATDPFVGRLAFFRVYSGALDAGSYVLNNRSGKKERISRIYQMHSNKQEPINRIEAGDIGAAVGFKDIKTGDTLTDEKHPIVLESMTFPEPVIGIAVEPKTKADVDKMGMALAKLAEEDPTFQVKTDEISGQTIISGMGELHIEILVDRLKREFKVEVNEGQPQVEYKETVTKTAEHREVYKKQSGGRGKFADIVFEMGPVDEDFEGKGLQFVDQIKGGRIPKEFVPSVEKGFKEAMKNGPMAGFQMDTLKVILKDGSFHPVDSDQLSFELAAKMGYKAAAKKAGAVVLEPIMKIEVVTPEENMGDIVGDLNRRRGQVSSMSDRSGAKIIKAEVPLSEMFGYVTTLRTLSSGRATSTMEFSHYAETPSNISEEVIKAAKGTNE, encoded by the coding sequence ATGGCACAAAGAGATTTAAAATTTACTAGAAATATTGGAATTGCAGCTCATATTGATGCAGGTAAAACTACAACAACAGAGCGTATCCTTTATTATACAGGAATAAGCCACAAAATAGGTGAGGTGCATGATGGTGCTGCTACTATGGACTGGATGGAACAGGAGCAGGAAAGAGGTATTACAATTACTTCTGCTGCTACGCATTGTAAGTGGATGTATAGAGATCAGGAATTTACGGTAAATATTATCGATACTCCTGGTCACGTTGATTTTACCGTAGAGGTAGAGCGTTCTTTACGTGTTCTTGATGGTGTAGTTGCATTGTTCAGTGCTGTAGATGGTGTTGAGCCACAATCTGAAACCGTTTGGAGACAGGCTGATAAATATAAAGTACCACGTTTAGGGTTTGTAAATAAAATGGATCGTCAGGGAGCTGACTTCTTTAATGTGTGTAAGCAGGTTAGAGAAATGCTAGGTGGAAACCCGGTGCCATTGCAAGTTCCAATTGGTGACGAAATTGACTTTAAAGGAGTTGTTGATCTTATTTCCAAAAAAGCGATTATTTGGAATGATGAGGATCACGGGATGACCTATGAGACTATAGATATTCCTGAAGAACTTATGGATGATGTGAATAAATACCGAACTGAGCTTGTAGAAGCTGTAGCCGAGTATGATGAAGCATTGATGGAAAAGTTCTTTGAAGATGAAAATTCAATTACTGAAGATGAGATTATTGCTGCGCTTAGAGCTGCAACCATAGATATGTCTATTATACCTATGATGTGTGGTTCTGCCTTTAAAAACAAAGGTGTGCAAGCAATGCTTGATGCAGTAATGAGATATATGCCTTCTCCAGTAGATGTAGAAGCTATTGTTGGAACAAACCCTGAGACTAATGAAGACGAAAGCAGAAAGCCACACGTTGACTCTCCTTTCTCTGCATTAGCATTTAAAATTGCTACTGATCCTTTTGTTGGTCGTTTGGCATTCTTCCGTGTTTACTCGGGAGCTTTAGATGCAGGATCTTATGTGTTGAATAATAGATCAGGTAAAAAAGAGCGTATTTCTCGTATTTACCAGATGCACTCTAATAAGCAGGAGCCTATTAATAGAATTGAAGCTGGGGATATTGGTGCAGCTGTTGGTTTTAAAGACATTAAAACCGGTGATACGCTAACTGATGAGAAACACCCAATCGTTCTTGAGTCTATGACTTTCCCAGAGCCAGTAATTGGTATCGCGGTAGAGCCTAAGACGAAAGCTGATGTTGACAAAATGGGTATGGCTTTAGCTAAATTAGCTGAAGAAGATCCAACTTTCCAGGTTAAGACTGATGAGATTTCAGGACAAACTATTATCTCTGGAATGGGAGAGCTTCATATTGAAATTCTTGTAGATCGTTTAAAGAGAGAATTTAAAGTTGAAGTTAACGAAGGTCAGCCTCAAGTTGAGTATAAAGAAACAGTAACTAAAACTGCAGAGCATAGAGAGGTTTATAAAAAGCAATCTGGTGGTCGTGGTAAATTTGCTGATATTGTTTTTGAAATGGGACCTGTAGACGAAGACTTTGAAGGAAAAGGACTTCAGTTTGTAGACCAAATTAAAGGTGGGCGTATTCCTAAAGAATTTGTTCCTTCGGTAGAAAAAGGATTTAAGGAAGCCATGAAAAACGGGCCAATGGCCGGGTTCCAAATGGATACTTTGAAGGTAATCCTTAAAGATGGATCTTTTCACCCTGTAGATTCCGATCAACTTTCTTTCGAATTGGCTGCAAAAATGGGTTACAAAGCCGCTGCTAAAAAAGCCGGCGCTGTAGTTCTTGAGCCAATTATGAAAATTGAAGTAGTAACTCCAGAAGAAAACATGGGAGATATTGTTGGTGACCTTAATAGAAGAAGAGGTCAGGTTAGCAGTATGTCTGATAGATCTGGAGCTAAGATTATTAAAGCAGAAGTGCCTTTGTCTGAAATGTTTGGATATGTAACAACATTAAGAACATTGTCTTCTGGTAGAGCAACTTCAACTATGGAATTCTCTCACTATGCTGAAACTCCTTCTAATATTTCAGAAGAAGTAATTAAGGCAGCAAAAGGTACAAACGAATAA
- the rpsJ gene encoding 30S ribosomal protein S10, with protein MSQKIRIKLKSYDHNLVDKSAEKIVKTVKTTGAVVTGPIPLPTHKKLFTVLRSPHVNKKAREQFQLSSYKRLLDIYSSSSKTIDALMKLELPSGVEVEIKV; from the coding sequence ATGAGTCAAAAAATAAGAATAAAACTAAAATCCTACGATCATAACCTGGTAGATAAGTCTGCAGAGAAGATCGTGAAAACTGTAAAAACTACAGGTGCGGTGGTAACAGGGCCGATTCCTTTGCCTACTCACAAAAAACTTTTTACTGTTTTACGTTCTCCTCACGTAAACAAGAAAGCTAGAGAGCAATTTCAATTGAGCTCTTACAAAAGGCTTTTAGATATCTACAGTTCTTCTTCAAAAACCATTGATGCGTTGATGAAGTTAGAATTACCTAGTGGTGTTGAAGTAGAGATCAAGGTGTGA
- the rplC gene encoding 50S ribosomal protein L3: MSGLIGKKIGMTSIFDENGKNVPCTVIEAGPCVVTQVRTKEVDGYEALQVGFDDKKTANKASEGHAKKAGSVAKRKVVEFKGFEADYKLGDAITVEHFNEGEFVDIAGTSKGKGFQGVVKRHNFGGVGQATHGQHNRLRAPGSIGAASYPARVFKGMKMAGRMGGERVKVENLRVLKVVADKNLLVVKGCVPGHKNSYVIISK; this comes from the coding sequence ATGTCTGGGTTAATAGGAAAAAAAATAGGCATGACTAGCATTTTTGACGAGAACGGGAAAAATGTCCCTTGTACTGTTATAGAAGCAGGTCCATGCGTAGTTACCCAAGTCAGAACCAAAGAGGTTGACGGGTATGAGGCACTTCAAGTTGGTTTCGATGACAAAAAGACTGCAAACAAAGCGTCCGAAGGGCACGCTAAAAAAGCAGGAAGCGTTGCAAAACGTAAAGTCGTTGAATTCAAAGGATTTGAAGCAGATTATAAACTAGGTGACGCTATCACGGTAGAGCACTTTAATGAGGGAGAATTTGTAGATATTGCAGGTACTTCTAAAGGTAAAGGCTTTCAAGGGGTTGTGAAAAGACACAACTTTGGTGGTGTGGGTCAGGCGACTCACGGTCAGCATAACCGATTAAGAGCTCCAGGTTCTATTGGTGCAGCGTCTTACCCTGCACGGGTTTTCAAAGGAATGAAAATGGCCGGTAGAATGGGTGGAGAAAGAGTAAAAGTAGAAAACCTGAGAGTTTTAAAAGTCGTGGCAGATAAAAACCTTTTAGTAGTAAAAGGATGTGTGCCAGGTCATAAAAACTCATACGTAATCATTAGCAAGTAA
- the rplD gene encoding 50S ribosomal protein L4, with translation MEVAVLDIKGKETGRKAKLSDSVFAIEPNDHAVYLDVKQYLANQRQGTHKAKERAEIVGSTRKIKKQKGTGTARAGSIKSPIFRGGGRIFGPRPRNYGFKLNKNLKRLARRSALSIKAKGESIFVVEDFSFDAPKTKSMIDVLKALGIQDKKSLIVLGDSNKNVYLSSRNLKGLEVVNSSELSTYGILNAKNIVLLEGSLEGIESNLSK, from the coding sequence ATGGAAGTAGCAGTTTTAGATATAAAAGGAAAAGAAACAGGCAGAAAAGCAAAGCTTTCTGATTCTGTTTTCGCTATAGAGCCAAACGATCACGCTGTTTATCTTGATGTTAAGCAATATTTAGCTAATCAGCGCCAGGGAACCCACAAAGCTAAAGAAAGAGCTGAGATTGTTGGGAGTACCCGTAAGATCAAGAAACAAAAAGGTACTGGTACAGCACGTGCTGGTAGTATTAAGTCTCCAATCTTTAGAGGTGGTGGACGTATTTTTGGACCTAGACCAAGAAATTACGGTTTTAAATTGAATAAAAATTTAAAACGTTTGGCTAGAAGATCGGCTTTGTCGATTAAAGCAAAAGGAGAATCAATATTCGTAGTTGAAGACTTTTCTTTTGATGCGCCAAAGACAAAAAGTATGATAGATGTTTTGAAAGCCCTTGGTATTCAGGACAAAAAATCACTTATAGTGTTGGGTGACTCAAATAAAAATGTATATTTGTCGTCACGTAATTTAAAAGGACTTGAGGTTGTAAATTCCTCAGAATTAAGCACTTACGGAATTCTTAATGCTAAGAATATTGTGCTGCTTGAAGGTTCTTTAGAAGGAATTGAGTCGAATTTAAGTAAATAA
- the rplW gene encoding 50S ribosomal protein L23: protein MSILIKPIITEKATGDSELNNRYSFVVDNKANKIEIKNAVEAAYGVSVEKVRTINVRPDRKTRYTKSGMITGKTKAFKKALVQVTEGETIDLYSNL, encoded by the coding sequence ATGAGTATCTTGATAAAACCAATTATTACAGAAAAAGCCACAGGAGATAGCGAGCTAAATAATCGTTATTCTTTCGTGGTAGACAATAAGGCGAATAAGATTGAAATTAAGAACGCAGTAGAAGCTGCTTACGGGGTTTCAGTTGAAAAAGTTCGTACTATTAATGTCCGTCCAGATCGCAAAACCAGATATACAAAGTCTGGTATGATCACTGGTAAAACCAAAGCTTTTAAAAAGGCATTGGTACAGGTGACGGAAGGTGAAACTATTGATTTATACAGTAATCTTTAA
- the rplB gene encoding 50S ribosomal protein L2, translating into MSVRKLKPITPGQRFRVVNGYDAITTDKPEKSLLAPIKKSGGRNGQGKMTIRYKGGGHKRRYRIVDFKRDKHGIPATVASIEYDPNRTAFIALLNYQDGEKRYVIAQNGLQVGQNIVSSTDSAAPEIGNAMPLASIPLGTVVSCIELRAGQGAVMARSAGAFAQLLAREGKYATVKLPSGEIRRVLSTCMATIGAVSNSDHQLQVSGKAGRSRWLGIRPRTRPVAMNPVDHPMGGGEGRASGGHPRSRKGLPAKGFKTRSRTKASNKYIVERRKK; encoded by the coding sequence ATGTCAGTTAGAAAATTAAAACCAATCACCCCTGGTCAGCGTTTTAGAGTAGTAAATGGGTATGACGCCATTACTACTGATAAGCCGGAAAAAAGCCTTTTGGCTCCGATAAAAAAATCAGGTGGGAGAAACGGTCAGGGAAAAATGACTATCCGCTATAAAGGTGGGGGTCACAAAAGACGTTACAGAATTGTAGACTTTAAACGTGACAAGCATGGAATTCCTGCTACTGTTGCTAGTATAGAATACGATCCTAACAGAACTGCCTTTATCGCATTGTTAAATTACCAGGATGGTGAGAAACGATATGTTATTGCTCAAAATGGGCTACAGGTAGGTCAAAACATTGTGTCAAGTACAGATTCTGCAGCTCCGGAAATTGGAAATGCAATGCCGTTAGCAAGTATTCCACTGGGTACGGTTGTTTCTTGTATAGAGCTTAGAGCTGGGCAAGGCGCTGTAATGGCAAGAAGTGCTGGAGCTTTTGCTCAATTATTGGCAAGAGAAGGGAAATATGCAACCGTGAAACTACCTTCAGGAGAAATTAGAAGAGTGTTATCTACTTGTATGGCTACAATTGGAGCTGTTTCAAATAGTGATCACCAACTTCAGGTTTCTGGTAAAGCTGGTAGAAGTCGTTGGTTGGGTATTAGACCAAGAACCAGACCAGTTGCAATGAACCCTGTGGATCACCCAATGGGTGGTGGTGAAGGTAGAGCTTCAGGTGGTCACCCACGTTCAAGAAAAGGTTTACCTGCTAAAGGTTTCAAAACCCGTTCTAGAACGAAAGCGAGTAATAAATATATTGTAGAACGTAGAAAGAAATAA
- the rpsS gene encoding 30S ribosomal protein S19 produces MARSLKKGPYVHYKLDKKVAQNIESGKKAVIKTWSRASMITPDFVGQTIAVHNGKQFVPVYVTENMVGHKLGEFSPTRSFRGHAGAKNKGKR; encoded by the coding sequence ATGGCACGTTCATTAAAAAAAGGACCTTACGTTCACTATAAGTTAGATAAAAAGGTTGCTCAAAACATTGAGTCTGGTAAAAAAGCCGTGATCAAAACCTGGTCAAGAGCTTCAATGATAACTCCAGATTTTGTAGGGCAAACTATCGCTGTTCACAACGGGAAACAATTTGTACCTGTATATGTAACAGAGAACATGGTAGGACATAAATTAGGAGAATTTTCACCAACACGTTCCTTTAGAGGGCACGCTGGTGCGAAAAATAAAGGTAAAAGATAA
- the rplV gene encoding 50S ribosomal protein L22 yields the protein MGVRKRERAEQIKEAKKQVAFAKLNNCPTSPRKMRLVADLVRGEKVEKALQILKFSQKEASGRLEKLLLSAIANWQSKNEEASIEEAELFVKEIRVDGGAMLKRLRPAPQGRAHRIRKRSNHVTLVLGENNNTQS from the coding sequence ATGGGAGTTCGTAAAAGAGAAAGAGCAGAGCAGATAAAAGAGGCCAAAAAACAGGTAGCTTTTGCAAAGTTGAATAACTGCCCTACTTCACCTAGAAAAATGCGCCTTGTTGCGGATTTAGTAAGAGGTGAGAAAGTAGAAAAAGCGCTTCAAATATTGAAATTCAGTCAGAAAGAAGCTTCTGGACGTTTAGAGAAATTGTTGCTTTCAGCAATTGCCAACTGGCAGTCTAAAAACGAAGAAGCTAGTATTGAAGAGGCTGAATTGTTTGTAAAAGAAATCCGTGTAGATGGAGGAGCGATGCTTAAAAGGCTACGTCCTGCACCACAGGGTCGCGCACATAGAATTAGAAAGAGATCCAATCACGTTACTTTGGTGCTTGGAGAAAACAATAATACACAAAGCTAA
- the rpsC gene encoding 30S ribosomal protein S3, producing MGQKTNPIGNRLGIVRGWESNWYGGNDYGDKLAEDDKIRKYIHARLSKASVSRVIIERTLKLVTVTITTARPGIIIGKGGQEVDKLKEELKKITDKEVQINIFEIKRPELDAHLVASSVARQIENRISYRRAIKMAIAAAMRMNAEGIKIQISGRLNGAEMARSEGYKDGRIPLSTFRADIDYALVEAHTTYGRLGVKVWIMKGEVYGKRDLSPLVGMSKKQGGKPGAGRGGNKSRRRK from the coding sequence ATGGGACAGAAAACAAATCCAATCGGGAATCGCCTTGGTATCGTAAGAGGATGGGAATCCAACTGGTACGGAGGAAATGACTACGGCGATAAATTAGCCGAAGACGATAAGATTAGAAAGTACATCCATGCTCGTCTTTCTAAAGCGAGTGTATCCAGGGTAATTATTGAGCGTACGCTTAAGCTTGTAACCGTTACTATCACCACTGCCAGACCAGGTATTATTATCGGTAAAGGTGGCCAGGAGGTAGACAAGCTTAAAGAAGAGCTTAAAAAAATTACCGACAAGGAAGTTCAAATTAACATCTTTGAGATCAAGAGGCCAGAATTAGATGCGCATTTAGTAGCATCTAGTGTTGCAAGACAAATTGAAAATCGTATTTCTTACCGTCGTGCAATTAAAATGGCTATCGCGGCTGCTATGAGAATGAATGCTGAAGGAATCAAAATACAGATTTCCGGACGTTTAAATGGTGCTGAAATGGCACGTTCAGAAGGATACAAAGATGGTCGAATTCCTTTGTCTACTTTTAGGGCCGATATTGACTATGCTTTAGTTGAAGCTCACACTACTTATGGTAGATTGGGTGTTAAAGTATGGATCATGAAAGGCGAAGTGTATGGTAAAAGAGATCTTTCACCGCTTGTTGGCATGTCTAAGAAGCAAGGAGGAAAACCTGGAGCCGGACGAGGTGGTAACAAATCACGTCGTAGAAAGTAA